The Brachyhypopomus gauderio isolate BG-103 chromosome 2, BGAUD_0.2, whole genome shotgun sequence genome contains a region encoding:
- the gpatch8 gene encoding G patch domain-containing protein 8 isoform X2: MQGRTDPVPIILKYDVMGMGRMEMEMDYAEDATEKRRVLEVEKEDTEELRQKYKDYAEKEKAIAKALEDLRANFYCELCDKQYQKHQEFDNHINSYDHAHKQRLKELKQREFARNVSSRSRKDGRKQEKMLRRLHELAEQRKQQDCVPGRGPMFKQTTVEVDGEKGEDIDGVPMTMDCTTEGSSGEDKGSCTAGQGSPRPSPTISFSLRKNTSSPTPSGGSQAPKVSVSFSFAKKAPVKLETAAAVFADHGEEAVEEEEGQEEGGEKAPVEEQAAVASTTASPQEAEGSVEEQTQSDDGGTLASTLNKLKMMMKKEEGYTGQEPQYYHYMPPAHCRVKPHFQFLLFMKASDQRGSLEEEEDGEEEEKPAETEGEGGQDEPKDIVCKTENDMGREVPSTKVPSTKVPSTKVPSTKVLSTSPSSSPRVKLEEGSESSPAVEASADQSGTTSQPSEAKQVVTETRDTGPRLPTGPFFPVLSKDESTTLQWPSELLEFTKAQPSLSYSCNPLYFDFKLSRNKGNRGGKGSKLAKTANTDSGEGSKTEVTTTSASTSGETSSASLLGTSDDKKEESSLKEKLSGGENKDKKLEGTEDGVSKKKKKKKKHKKSNKRSKRKEKEKGAVEGEMETETPGEKTKKKKKHKRKKSKNKLRAEEEEEGKEQKDKDNKVASGTAQPAGGTSEGGKRKRSHKEESQRSKGEEGGAGKTNSSEEHNGTKRLKSDPSASGASCSASAQKSPGGGRPPSSESDEDGGSSSQRSRPPHRHSTPPREQRRHHSEDSGRSRSRSSRRGDRNHRRNRGQASRSQSYTSSSERSTAGSSAYSWHSHSYSDSYSDYSDGERRRRSKRRSSDSEYDRRGSGRPHRRHYSSSSSEEDSRSRSRSHSRRKHHRRRRHHSSSRSYSRSSRSCSTRSYRHSSYSYSHSPASSSSSSVKGSPHRRSHSRRADSSTRRRNFNRSRIYRSQSPRSSSSRAQPRNSNSSTQLTKGGSGGGSREGGTSEHRNSLTARQLLEKVQSRKVGGDSGTGSKPGIKIKDPPQGFFGPKLPPALGNKSMLPLFGKFQAAKKLPLMRTDDGEKSGQGKGSDTSGEVILVEPIREFPPPPPPPPPPVQQQQQQQVEEPVPNTVVTEDTRNQASEPQVLHESHPLFEQDPANMIPPYQGEPGQDPNNPVMDGRIMGPDMSQQPSLHAYPGYPMPNMEEEDMGMEAEEDGLAPLESQPITFTPEEMEKYSKLQQAAQQHIQQQLLAKQVKTFPSAAVAAANLAAATALAPAPPPPPTALQQIHIQQPTVSAASATSITTVQHAILQHHAAATAMGIHPHTPHHTHPAHAQLAQVHHIPQHHLTPISLSPLGHTLGHSLGHSLGPTGLIPAHPSAFLSGQPIHIIPASALHHAPLALHHVPHAALYPTLFAPRPATAAAAAALQLHPLLHPIFSGQDLQHPPSHGS; encoded by the exons CATGCACACAAACAG AGGCTGAAGGAGCTCAAGCAGAGGGAGTTTGCACGGAACGTGTCTTCACGTTCCCGTAAGGATGGCAGGAAGCAGGAGAAGATGCTACGGCGTCTACACGAGCTTGCTGAGCAGAGGAAGCAGCAGGACTG TGTTCCTGGTCGTGGTCCTATGTTCAAGCAAACCACAGTGGAAGTCGATGGAGAGAAGGGAGAAGACATAGATGGTGTTCCCATGACCATGGACTGTACCACTGAAGGCTCCTCAGGGGAGGACAAGGGCAGTTGCACGGCTGGTCAGGGTTCCCCCAGGCCCAGCCCAACCATTAGTTTTTCCCTCCGCAAAAACACCTCCTCTCCGACACCAAGTGGTGGATCCCAGGCACCCAAAGTCAGCGTGTCCTTCTCCTTTGCTAAGAAAGCTCCCGTGAAGCTGGAGACGGCTGCTGCTGTGTTTGCAGACCATGGAGAGGAagctgtggaggaagaggagggtcaGGAGGAAGGTGGAGAGAAGGCCCCAGTAGAGGAGCAAGCTGCTGTAGCCAGCACCACTGCCAGTCCACAAGAGGCAGAAGGAAGTGTAGAAGAGCAGACGCAGTCTGACGATGGGGGAACCCTGGCCTCCACCCTTAACAagctgaagatgatgatgaagaaggaGGAAGGTTACACTGGACAGGAGCCACAGTATTATCACTACATGCCTCCTGCTCACTGTCGGGTCAAGCCCCATTTCCAGTTTCTACTCTTCATGAAGGCATCGGACCAGCGTGGAAgcctggaggaggaagaggatggtgaagaagaggagaagcCTGCAGAGACTGAAGGAGAAGGGGGCCAAGATGAGCCAAAAGATATTGTCTGCAAAACCGAGAATGACATGGGGAGGGAGGTCCCGAGTACGAAGGTCCCGAGTACGAAGGTCCCGAGTACGAAGGTCCCGAGTACGAAGGTCCTGAGTACAAGTCCTAGTTCCTCTCCAAGGGTGAAGCTAGAAGAAGGATCAGAGAGTAGTCCTGCAGTAGAGGCCAGTGCTGACCAGTCAGGCACCACTTCTCAACCATCAGAAGCTAAACAAGTGGTAACTGAAACTCGAGACACTGGCCCCCGCTTGCCGACAGGTCCTTTCTTTCCTGTGCTCAGTAAAGACGAAAGCACTACATTACAGTGGCCCTCCGAGCTGTTGGAGTTCACCAAAGCTCAGCCTTCACTCTCCTACAGTTGCAATCCTCTTTACTTTGACTTTAAGCTGTCCCGGAACAAGGGCAACCGTGGAGGTAAAGGCAGCAAACTTGCCAAGACAGCGAACACTGACAGCGGAGAAGGTTCCAAGACTGAGGTCACCACCACTTCTGCTTCTACTAGTGGAGAGACTAGCTCAGCATCATTGCTGGGCACAAGCGATGACAAAAAAGAAGAGTCTTCCTTGAAAGAGAAACTTTCAGGTGGTGAGAACAAAGATAAGAAGCTAGAAGGCACTGAAGATGGAGTctccaagaagaagaagaagaaaaagaaacacaAGAAGTCAAACAAGCGTTCTAAGcgcaaagaaaaagaaaagggggccgtggagggagagatggagacagagacacCAGGAGAGAAGactaaaaagaaaaagaaacacaaacgaaagaaaagcaaaaataaattacgtgctgaggaagaggaagaggggaaAGAACAAAAAGATAAAGATAACAAGGTGGCCAGTGGCACTGCGCAGCCTGCAGGAGGGACTTCAGAGGGAGGAAAGAGAAAAAGATCCCATAAAGAAGAGTCGCAGAGGTCAAagggagaagagggtggagcagGAAAGACCAACTCATCCGAAGAGCACAACGGAACGAAGCGCCTTAAATCTGACCCCAGTGCTTCTGGGGCCTCCTGCTCCGCCTCTGCCCAGAAGAGTCCTGGGGGAGGTCGACCACCGAGCAGTGAGAGTGATGAGGATGGAGGCTCTTCATCTCAGCGATCCCGCCCCCCTCACCGTCACTCTACGCCTCCGCGTGAGCAGAGACGTCACCACAGCGAGGACTCTGGGCGGTCACGCAGTCGTTCATCTCGCCGAGGGGATCGTAATCACAGACGCAACCGAGGTCAGGCATCTCGAAGCCAGTCATATACAAGCAGCTCGGAGCGTTCCACGGCTGGGAGCAGTGCTTACAGTTGGCACAGCCACAGCTACTCGGACAGCTACAGTGACTACAGCGATGGGGAACGACGGCGAAGGTCGAAGAGAAGGTCTTCTGACTCTGAGTACGATAGGAGGGGCAGTGGACGGCCGCACAGACGACActactcttcttcctcttcagaGGAAGACTCGCGTTCACGTTCCCGTTCTCACAGCAGAAGAAAACACCACCGCCGGAGGCGTCATCACAGCAGCAGCCGCAGCTACAGTCGGAGCAGCAGAAGCTGCAGCACGCGTTCATACAGACACAGCAGCTACAGTTACAGCCACAGCCCAGCCAGCAGCTCGTCCAGCTCCGTCAAAGGCTCGCCACACCGCCGTAGCCACAGCCGACGGGCCGACAGCTCCACACGTCGACGCAACTTCAACCGCTCTCGCATCTACCGCTCACAGTCCCCAAGGTCCTCCTCGTCCCGAGCCCAGCCGCGAAATAGCAACTCGTCAACGCAGCTGACCAAAGGAGGCAGTGGAGGGGGATCGAGGGAAGGCGGTACCTCGGAGCATCGGAACTCACTCACAGCCCGACAGCTGCTCGAGAAGGTTCAGTCTCGCAAGGTTGGGGGGGATTCTGGAACAGGAAGCAAGCCGGGCATCAAAATCAAGGACCCGCCGCAGGGGTTCTTTGGGCCCAAACTGCCTCCTGCGCTAGGAAACAAGAGCATGTTGCCCCTCTTTGGTAAGTTCCAAGCAGCAAAGAAGCTTCCTTTAATGCGGACGGACGATGGAGAGAAGTCGGGGCAGGGAAAAGGGTCAGATACAAGTGGTGAGGTGATCCTGGTGGAGCCCATTCGAGAGTTTCCTCCTCCGCcgccaccacctcctccaccagtcCAGCAACAGCAGCAACAACAGGTGGAGGAGCCCGTCCCCAACACTGTGGTCACAGAGGACACCCGAAACCAAGCCTCGGAACCCCAAGTACTCCATGAGTCACACCCTTTGTTTGAACAAGATCCAGCTAACATGATACCTCCTTACCAGGGTGAACCAGGACAGGACCCTAACAACCCAGTCATGGATGGTCGAATAATGGGTCCCGATATGAGCCAGCAGCCATCCCTGCATGCGTATCCAGGCTACCCCATGCCCAACATGGAAGAGGAGGACATGGGCATGGAAGCTGAAGAAGATGGCTTGGCACCACTAGAGAGCCAGCCCATCACTTTCACCCCGGAGGAGATGGAGAAGTACAGTAAGCTACAACAGGCCGCACAGCAGCACATCCAGCAGCAGCTTTTGGCCAAGCAGGTGAAGACCTTCCCTTCGGCCGCCGTCGCCGCTGCTAATCTAGCGGCTGCAACCGCCCTAGCGCCCGCACCTCCGCCACCGCCCACCGCCCTCCAGCAGATCCACATCCAGCAGCCCACGGTGTCCGCGGCTTCGGCCACCTCCATCACGACGGTGCAGCACGCCATCCTGCAGCACCATGCGGCTGCTACGGCCATGGgcatccacccccacacccctcaccataCACATCCCGCCCATGCTCAGCTAGCCCAGGTACACCACATACCGCAACACCACCTGACCCCCATTTCTTTGTCACCATTGGGTCACACATTGGGCCACTCCCTGGGTCACTCGTTAGGTCCTACAGGCCTGATTCCAGCCCACccctctgcctttctctctggGCAGCCCATCCACATCATCCCAGCCTCCGCATTGCATCATGCCCCGTTAGCTTTGCACCACGTGCCCCACGCTGCTCTGTACCCCACCCTCTTCGCCCCTCGGCCTGCCACTGCCGCTGCGGCTGCTGCTCTgcagctccaccctctcctccacccaatcTTCTCAGGGCAGGACCTCCAGCATCCCCCAAGCCACGGCTCCTGA
- the gpatch8 gene encoding G patch domain-containing protein 8 isoform X3 yields MGMGRMEMEMDYAEDATEKRRVLEVEKEDTEELRQKYKDYAEKEKAIAKALEDLRANFYCELCDKQYQKHQEFDNHINSYDHAHKQRLKELKQREFARNVSSRSRKDGRKQEKMLRRLHELAEQRKQQDCVPGRGPMFKQTTVEVDGEKGEDIDGVPMTMDCTTEGSSGEDKGSCTAGQGSPRPSPTISFSLRKNTSSPTPSGGSQAPKVSVSFSFAKKAPVKLETAAAVFADHGEEAVEEEEGQEEGGEKAPVEEQAAVASTTASPQEAEGSVEEQTQSDDGGTLASTLNKLKMMMKKEEGYTGQEPQYYHYMPPAHCRVKPHFQFLLFMKASDQRGSLEEEEDGEEEEKPAETEGEGGQDEPKDIVCKTENDMGREVPSTKVPSTKVPSTKVPSTKVLSTSPSSSPRVKLEEGSESSPAVEASADQSGTTSQPSEAKQVVTETRDTGPRLPTGPFFPVLSKDESTTLQWPSELLEFTKAQPSLSYSCNPLYFDFKLSRNKGNRGGKGSKLAKTANTDSGEGSKTEVTTTSASTSGETSSASLLGTSDDKKEESSLKEKLSGGENKDKKLEGTEDGVSKKKKKKKKHKKSNKRSKRKEKEKGAVEGEMETETPGEKTKKKKKHKRKKSKNKLRAEEEEEGKEQKDKDNKVASGTAQPAGGTSEGGKRKRSHKEESQRSKGEEGGAGKTNSSEEHNGTKRLKSDPSASGASCSASAQKSPGGGRPPSSESDEDGGSSSQRSRPPHRHSTPPREQRRHHSEDSGRSRSRSSRRGDRNHRRNRGQASRSQSYTSSSERSTAGSSAYSWHSHSYSDSYSDYSDGERRRRSKRRSSDSEYDRRGSGRPHRRHYSSSSSEEDSRSRSRSHSRRKHHRRRRHHSSSRSYSRSSRSCSTRSYRHSSYSYSHSPASSSSSSVKGSPHRRSHSRRADSSTRRRNFNRSRIYRSQSPRSSSSRAQPRNSNSSTQLTKGGSGGGSREGGTSEHRNSLTARQLLEKVQSRKVGGDSGTGSKPGIKIKDPPQGFFGPKLPPALGNKSMLPLFGKFQAAKKLPLMRTDDGEKSGQGKGSDTSGEVILVEPIREFPPPPPPPPPPVQQQQQQQVEEPVPNTVVTEDTRNQASEPQVLHESHPLFEQDPANMIPPYQGEPGQDPNNPVMDGRIMGPDMSQQPSLHAYPGYPMPNMEEEDMGMEAEEDGLAPLESQPITFTPEEMEKYSKLQQAAQQHIQQQLLAKQVKTFPSAAVAAANLAAATALAPAPPPPPTALQQIHIQQPTVSAASATSITTVQHAILQHHAAATAMGIHPHTPHHTHPAHAQLAQVHHIPQHHLTPISLSPLGHTLGHSLGHSLGPTGLIPAHPSAFLSGQPIHIIPASALHHAPLALHHVPHAALYPTLFAPRPATAAAAAALQLHPLLHPIFSGQDLQHPPSHGS; encoded by the exons CATGCACACAAACAG AGGCTGAAGGAGCTCAAGCAGAGGGAGTTTGCACGGAACGTGTCTTCACGTTCCCGTAAGGATGGCAGGAAGCAGGAGAAGATGCTACGGCGTCTACACGAGCTTGCTGAGCAGAGGAAGCAGCAGGACTG TGTTCCTGGTCGTGGTCCTATGTTCAAGCAAACCACAGTGGAAGTCGATGGAGAGAAGGGAGAAGACATAGATGGTGTTCCCATGACCATGGACTGTACCACTGAAGGCTCCTCAGGGGAGGACAAGGGCAGTTGCACGGCTGGTCAGGGTTCCCCCAGGCCCAGCCCAACCATTAGTTTTTCCCTCCGCAAAAACACCTCCTCTCCGACACCAAGTGGTGGATCCCAGGCACCCAAAGTCAGCGTGTCCTTCTCCTTTGCTAAGAAAGCTCCCGTGAAGCTGGAGACGGCTGCTGCTGTGTTTGCAGACCATGGAGAGGAagctgtggaggaagaggagggtcaGGAGGAAGGTGGAGAGAAGGCCCCAGTAGAGGAGCAAGCTGCTGTAGCCAGCACCACTGCCAGTCCACAAGAGGCAGAAGGAAGTGTAGAAGAGCAGACGCAGTCTGACGATGGGGGAACCCTGGCCTCCACCCTTAACAagctgaagatgatgatgaagaaggaGGAAGGTTACACTGGACAGGAGCCACAGTATTATCACTACATGCCTCCTGCTCACTGTCGGGTCAAGCCCCATTTCCAGTTTCTACTCTTCATGAAGGCATCGGACCAGCGTGGAAgcctggaggaggaagaggatggtgaagaagaggagaagcCTGCAGAGACTGAAGGAGAAGGGGGCCAAGATGAGCCAAAAGATATTGTCTGCAAAACCGAGAATGACATGGGGAGGGAGGTCCCGAGTACGAAGGTCCCGAGTACGAAGGTCCCGAGTACGAAGGTCCCGAGTACGAAGGTCCTGAGTACAAGTCCTAGTTCCTCTCCAAGGGTGAAGCTAGAAGAAGGATCAGAGAGTAGTCCTGCAGTAGAGGCCAGTGCTGACCAGTCAGGCACCACTTCTCAACCATCAGAAGCTAAACAAGTGGTAACTGAAACTCGAGACACTGGCCCCCGCTTGCCGACAGGTCCTTTCTTTCCTGTGCTCAGTAAAGACGAAAGCACTACATTACAGTGGCCCTCCGAGCTGTTGGAGTTCACCAAAGCTCAGCCTTCACTCTCCTACAGTTGCAATCCTCTTTACTTTGACTTTAAGCTGTCCCGGAACAAGGGCAACCGTGGAGGTAAAGGCAGCAAACTTGCCAAGACAGCGAACACTGACAGCGGAGAAGGTTCCAAGACTGAGGTCACCACCACTTCTGCTTCTACTAGTGGAGAGACTAGCTCAGCATCATTGCTGGGCACAAGCGATGACAAAAAAGAAGAGTCTTCCTTGAAAGAGAAACTTTCAGGTGGTGAGAACAAAGATAAGAAGCTAGAAGGCACTGAAGATGGAGTctccaagaagaagaagaagaaaaagaaacacaAGAAGTCAAACAAGCGTTCTAAGcgcaaagaaaaagaaaagggggccgtggagggagagatggagacagagacacCAGGAGAGAAGactaaaaagaaaaagaaacacaaacgaaagaaaagcaaaaataaattacgtgctgaggaagaggaagaggggaaAGAACAAAAAGATAAAGATAACAAGGTGGCCAGTGGCACTGCGCAGCCTGCAGGAGGGACTTCAGAGGGAGGAAAGAGAAAAAGATCCCATAAAGAAGAGTCGCAGAGGTCAAagggagaagagggtggagcagGAAAGACCAACTCATCCGAAGAGCACAACGGAACGAAGCGCCTTAAATCTGACCCCAGTGCTTCTGGGGCCTCCTGCTCCGCCTCTGCCCAGAAGAGTCCTGGGGGAGGTCGACCACCGAGCAGTGAGAGTGATGAGGATGGAGGCTCTTCATCTCAGCGATCCCGCCCCCCTCACCGTCACTCTACGCCTCCGCGTGAGCAGAGACGTCACCACAGCGAGGACTCTGGGCGGTCACGCAGTCGTTCATCTCGCCGAGGGGATCGTAATCACAGACGCAACCGAGGTCAGGCATCTCGAAGCCAGTCATATACAAGCAGCTCGGAGCGTTCCACGGCTGGGAGCAGTGCTTACAGTTGGCACAGCCACAGCTACTCGGACAGCTACAGTGACTACAGCGATGGGGAACGACGGCGAAGGTCGAAGAGAAGGTCTTCTGACTCTGAGTACGATAGGAGGGGCAGTGGACGGCCGCACAGACGACActactcttcttcctcttcagaGGAAGACTCGCGTTCACGTTCCCGTTCTCACAGCAGAAGAAAACACCACCGCCGGAGGCGTCATCACAGCAGCAGCCGCAGCTACAGTCGGAGCAGCAGAAGCTGCAGCACGCGTTCATACAGACACAGCAGCTACAGTTACAGCCACAGCCCAGCCAGCAGCTCGTCCAGCTCCGTCAAAGGCTCGCCACACCGCCGTAGCCACAGCCGACGGGCCGACAGCTCCACACGTCGACGCAACTTCAACCGCTCTCGCATCTACCGCTCACAGTCCCCAAGGTCCTCCTCGTCCCGAGCCCAGCCGCGAAATAGCAACTCGTCAACGCAGCTGACCAAAGGAGGCAGTGGAGGGGGATCGAGGGAAGGCGGTACCTCGGAGCATCGGAACTCACTCACAGCCCGACAGCTGCTCGAGAAGGTTCAGTCTCGCAAGGTTGGGGGGGATTCTGGAACAGGAAGCAAGCCGGGCATCAAAATCAAGGACCCGCCGCAGGGGTTCTTTGGGCCCAAACTGCCTCCTGCGCTAGGAAACAAGAGCATGTTGCCCCTCTTTGGTAAGTTCCAAGCAGCAAAGAAGCTTCCTTTAATGCGGACGGACGATGGAGAGAAGTCGGGGCAGGGAAAAGGGTCAGATACAAGTGGTGAGGTGATCCTGGTGGAGCCCATTCGAGAGTTTCCTCCTCCGCcgccaccacctcctccaccagtcCAGCAACAGCAGCAACAACAGGTGGAGGAGCCCGTCCCCAACACTGTGGTCACAGAGGACACCCGAAACCAAGCCTCGGAACCCCAAGTACTCCATGAGTCACACCCTTTGTTTGAACAAGATCCAGCTAACATGATACCTCCTTACCAGGGTGAACCAGGACAGGACCCTAACAACCCAGTCATGGATGGTCGAATAATGGGTCCCGATATGAGCCAGCAGCCATCCCTGCATGCGTATCCAGGCTACCCCATGCCCAACATGGAAGAGGAGGACATGGGCATGGAAGCTGAAGAAGATGGCTTGGCACCACTAGAGAGCCAGCCCATCACTTTCACCCCGGAGGAGATGGAGAAGTACAGTAAGCTACAACAGGCCGCACAGCAGCACATCCAGCAGCAGCTTTTGGCCAAGCAGGTGAAGACCTTCCCTTCGGCCGCCGTCGCCGCTGCTAATCTAGCGGCTGCAACCGCCCTAGCGCCCGCACCTCCGCCACCGCCCACCGCCCTCCAGCAGATCCACATCCAGCAGCCCACGGTGTCCGCGGCTTCGGCCACCTCCATCACGACGGTGCAGCACGCCATCCTGCAGCACCATGCGGCTGCTACGGCCATGGgcatccacccccacacccctcaccataCACATCCCGCCCATGCTCAGCTAGCCCAGGTACACCACATACCGCAACACCACCTGACCCCCATTTCTTTGTCACCATTGGGTCACACATTGGGCCACTCCCTGGGTCACTCGTTAGGTCCTACAGGCCTGATTCCAGCCCACccctctgcctttctctctggGCAGCCCATCCACATCATCCCAGCCTCCGCATTGCATCATGCCCCGTTAGCTTTGCACCACGTGCCCCACGCTGCTCTGTACCCCACCCTCTTCGCCCCTCGGCCTGCCACTGCCGCTGCGGCTGCTGCTCTgcagctccaccctctcctccacccaatcTTCTCAGGGCAGGACCTCCAGCATCCCCCAAGCCACGGCTCCTGA